Genomic window (Bacteroidales bacterium):
GGACTGGTGCTGAAAGTTAACGGCCTGGCCGATTTCAGCGCCGGAAAAGAGAACGGCTCCTCCCGCCTCCTGTACCGCAATACCCGCGGGGCCCTCTTTGAAGGCACCATCAGCGGCGTCATCGGATTTTCCTCCGCCCTGTATGAAAACCAGGCCCGCTTCCCCGGCTACATCATTTCCTATATCCAGAAACATGGGGTTTTGCCCGGCCAGGGTGTTGCCAAAAAATACCAAACCGACGGATACGATTTTTCCTGGGCGGAAGGAAACCTGTGGGTCCGTCCATGGAAAGACCTGTACCTCGAAGCCGGCTATGGCAAACGCTTTTTCGGCGATGGCTACCGCTCCCTTCTCCTTTCTGATTTTTCGGATGTATATCCCTATGCCGGTTACCAGTGGTATGCCGGGAAGTTCTTTCTGGCCGCATCCACCCAGAGCATGATTCAGCATGAGGAGGTCATACGCTGGGACAAGCGCCGTTTTCCGGCCAAAACTTCCGTATTTCATTTTGCCGGTGTCCGGCTTGGACGCATTCAGCTCACCCTGATGGAAGCCAACATGTACGCCAATCCCGACAGTGCCGGCAACTTCCGCTGGCAGGCTGAATTTTTCAATCCCCTTCCGGTTCTTAATTCCCTGGCCGGAAGAGGTAATTCGCTCTGGGGAGTCAACGTTTCGGTTAACCTGCCTCCTTTCCTTTTGTATGGCCAATGGCTGGCCGACGATTATCCTCTGAACAAAATCACCGATGTGCATTCGGTACAGAACAAAACCGGATTCCAGGCAGGCATAAAATGGTTCCATGCCTTTTCCCTGCCGGGAATGTTTTTCCAGGCAGAATACAATCAGGTAAGGCCCTATACCTATTCCGGAAAACCCTTATCCCTCACCTACACACACTACAATGAGCCACTGGCACATCCGCTGGGTGCCAATTTCAGGGAAGGGATCATCCGGGCAACATACCGGTTCAAGTTTTTCCTTCTGGAAGGGCAGACTTCCTATGCCGTGCAGGGAAGGAACGACGGAACGCTCGACTGGGGGGCCGATCCCCTTCTCCGGAACGGACTACTGCCCGAACCGGTAAAAGTGAGCCGCCAGAGCCACATCCTGCAGGGGATAAAAACCAGCGTAGTGAATGCTTTTGCAGGGGTATCGTGGATTGTCAATCCTGTCAACACCCTGCATTTTTCGGTTGAGTACCATTACCGGATGGAATCGGCGGAGGGGAATAAGAACACCACGGGGTATATCATGATTGGTCTGCGGACAAACCGGATCAATCATTATTACGATTTCTGAGATTGAAGGGAGAAAAGAGGGCTGGCGCGGTGCGCCAGCCCTCTTTTTTTCTTTTTATCAGGCTGTTTCCTCAGTTCCCACCTCATCGGCCTGCACTTCCTTCAGCCCGTTAGAGCGTTTCTTCCGGTACATCATGTCAGGAATCAGGCTCAGCAAAACGGCCAGCACGAGCAGGATGCCCGTGAGAGGAAGGATGCCGATGGGGTCCAGCAGAAATGCAATAACAATAAACACGATATTGAAACCTGCAAGGATCAGTGTTGACTGCAGATGGCTCAGTCCCAGCCTTAACAGCCGGTGGTGCAGGTGTTGCTTGTCGGCCCTGAAGGGAGAATCGCCCCTGTACATGCGCAGGAAAAAAACCCGCAGGGTATCGAACAGGGGTAGTACCAGTATGCCGATAGAAACAGCCGGAGCCGATGTGAGGCGCCAGGGAATATCTTCCTCCACATTGGCTTCATTGAACCTGATGGCAAGGATGGCCAGCACAAGCCCTATCAGCAGGGCTCCCGTATCGCCCATAAAGATCTTGTTTCCCCCTGCAGAAAGGTTGAACCGCAGAAATGCCAGCAGGCCACCGGCCAGCGCACCGGCCATAATGGTATAGGAATAGTTGCCGGAAATCCAGAACCAGATTCCAAAGGCACTGCTGGTAATGATTCCGGTCATGGCCGCCAGTCCGTCAATGCCGTCGATCAGGTTGAAACTGTTGATGATGACTATGACAACGAACACCGTGAGAACCACGCTGTAGGCATCCGGAATGTGCTGTATGCCGAGAAATCCGTGCAGGCTGGTAAATCGCAGATGGGCCGGTACGGTGATGATGATGGCGGAAAGGATCTGGGCAACCAGCTTTTTTACGGGGCCCAGCCCAAGGATATCATCTTTTATGCCGATGTAGAAGATAATGATGGCGGCCGCTACAAAATAACGGAGCTGGTAGGCCAGCTTCCCGTCAACAAACAGCGTCATGGCCAGAGTAAGTCCTGCAAAAATGGCGGCCCCCCCCAGGGTGGGGACATTGTTCTTATGCGGCTTGCGGCGCCCGGGTGAATCGTACAGATTCTTTGCCTTAGCCACCCTAACTATCGGCGGGATAAGGATATAGGTAATGAGGAATGAAAGTCCAACCGCTCCAATCAGGTTCAATACATCAAATGAAAACATACTCTTTTTGAAAAGGACACCTAAAGTAATAAATTATACGTTTAACTGGTCGCTTTTGTTCATATTTTTTGCAAAAGGAGCGAAACAGGTGTCGAAAGAACCGCTGTGCACAAGGAAGAGCATAAACCGAAGTACCATGAATTAACAAATTCAACCAGGCTATAGCGAAATTATTTTTAGAGGAGATGAAGTCAATAGAAACACAAAAAACATGTAAACAACTTGTTTCTATTGACTTATCGAGGTAATCCCGACGTATAAAATCGGATTAGATTTTGTTAGACGATTCGTCAATTGAGTTTTTCAATTGACGAATTGGAATAAAACAAAAATCGCCTTTCAGGACGCTTCCACTCCGTTTCAGCGGGGTTTGCCCGGATGCCAACGCGCTTTGGATTTACGCTCAGGAAAGAAATTCCTTTTCAGAAACGGAATTAAGCTCTTGCTCCGGCCTTTAGCAGGCCTGCGGGGAGACGTCCACGATTGGTGCGGGCTGCGTTGGCTGAGCCTGTCGAAAATGAATAAAAAAGAAAAACAAGAACCCTGAAGGGGCGGCATTATTGGCTGTTTCATAATGCCGCCCCTTCGGGGTTCTTTAGCACTCTCCATCTGCAATCTTCTAAAACTATTCCATCTCTTCGGAATGGGTTCAGAATCACATTCTCTTACAGAATTCATTTATGCGCACCTGTGCAGTGTGCCGCAACATACCGGATGAGCATTATGACTCCCTTGATGAAAACCCGCAGGAAATGATACGGATACAACAAAACAATCCCCCTGGCCGGAAACCACCTGTAGCGCATTTTCATATAAGCCGGCGAAGGAAAGAGCAAGCCGGCAAGAAAAAGAATTTTCCTCTTCATATTAAACCGCGAGGAGAAATAGCGAATATGAGGGGCAGGGTCATTCCTGCGTTTCATACCGTACTCGGAAACAATTTTCAGGGAGGGTTCCATCCACCCGGGCAATGGCGGCAGGGGTGTCCTGAACGTCTGCGGGAGAAGATCGGGCAGAAGGGCAACCATGAGTGCGGCGACTTCCAGAACCTCTGTGCGGCAATGGTACCTGCCGGCAAGCCGGAAAAAATCCTCCTCCTTCTGTTCCTGCCCGGTAAAGAGCCGTTGCATCAGACAGGCTGTGTCGCGCAACCAGAGAAGCTTAAACCGTTCTCTCGGCAGATGCTTGTGCACATGGCTCATGATGAACAACAAATGCACATCGGGTGCCGGTACCAGGAAAGTTTTTCCGGCTATTTGGCACGGAACACAGGGGCATTCTGAAAGCCCCAGGCTTTCCGGCCCTTTGAACAGCGCAGTATGGGGTTCAATCAGAATATCTTCCAGCAATATGCCCGGTTCGTGCGAAGCGATGGTGGCATAAAACTTCGTCTGCGGCTCGCTGAACTTCTCTGCGCCGAATTCTTTGAGAAGCTGTCGTATAACAGGCACATCTTCAGGATTGACCAGGATATCGATATCGATCATCGGGCGCAGTGATGCATCGCGGTAGCAGGTGGCTGCGAGGGTAAATCCTTTCAGCAGAGCAAAAGAAATGTTGTTCCGGCTGAGGACGTCATGAAGCTGAAACAGGGTTGCCTGAAGCTTCAGGTTGCGCATGGCCTGTCGCCTTACCGTTGTATCAATAACCTCCCGTACGGCAGGTGACAGTGTCTCGTATTGTCCTGCTTCCAGAAGCGCCGAGCGGAAAAGAGGAAGAAGTCCGTTCTGCTGCAGCGAAAAAACCGTCTTTTCCCAGTTGCTTATGGCGGCAGCTTCGTGCATGAAGGCTTCGGCCAGTTCAGCTCCCGGAGCGGGATGAAGAAGATACCGTATGAGAGAGGGAAGAACGTACATGAGGCAAAGATAATCGGAAAAGGAACCTGGTTTGGACCCCTATTAATCAGCCTTTTTTATAGACGGTTAAAAATACATAAATTTTTCGCTTTCCATTTGTCGTAGCAAGGAACGACCGAAGGTGGTTGCTAAACAGATGGTTATGGAAGTGATACAGCTAGCTGTTTTAATGCATAGTTCTCCTTCTCTAACTCTCTGTTACGCTTCAGTTGTTGGGGAGTTATCCCATGTTGCAGCCCACTCTTCCCCCCATGGCTTCCAATTTGTTCTTCCAGGAATATACGTTGCTGAATATAGATCATACTTCTCAAGAATGACT
Coding sequences:
- a CDS encoding capsule assembly Wzi family protein, translated to GLVLKVNGLADFSAGKENGSSRLLYRNTRGALFEGTISGVIGFSSALYENQARFPGYIISYIQKHGVLPGQGVAKKYQTDGYDFSWAEGNLWVRPWKDLYLEAGYGKRFFGDGYRSLLLSDFSDVYPYAGYQWYAGKFFLAASTQSMIQHEEVIRWDKRRFPAKTSVFHFAGVRLGRIQLTLMEANMYANPDSAGNFRWQAEFFNPLPVLNSLAGRGNSLWGVNVSVNLPPFLLYGQWLADDYPLNKITDVHSVQNKTGFQAGIKWFHAFSLPGMFFQAEYNQVRPYTYSGKPLSLTYTHYNEPLAHPLGANFREGIIRATYRFKFFLLEGQTSYAVQGRNDGTLDWGADPLLRNGLLPEPVKVSRQSHILQGIKTSVVNAFAGVSWIVNPVNTLHFSVEYHYRMESAEGNKNTTGYIMIGLRTNRINHYYDF
- a CDS encoding undecaprenyl/decaprenyl-phosphate alpha-N-acetylglucosaminyl 1-phosphate transferase, with the protein product MFSFDVLNLIGAVGLSFLITYILIPPIVRVAKAKNLYDSPGRRKPHKNNVPTLGGAAIFAGLTLAMTLFVDGKLAYQLRYFVAAAIIIFYIGIKDDILGLGPVKKLVAQILSAIIITVPAHLRFTSLHGFLGIQHIPDAYSVVLTVFVVIVIINSFNLIDGIDGLAAMTGIITSSAFGIWFWISGNYSYTIMAGALAGGLLAFLRFNLSAGGNKIFMGDTGALLIGLVLAILAIRFNEANVEEDIPWRLTSAPAVSIGILVLPLFDTLRVFFLRMYRGDSPFRADKQHLHHRLLRLGLSHLQSTLILAGFNIVFIVIAFLLDPIGILPLTGILLVLAVLLSLIPDMMYRKKRSNGLKEVQADEVGTEETA
- a CDS encoding nucleotidyltransferase family protein, yielding MYVLPSLIRYLLHPAPGAELAEAFMHEAAAISNWEKTVFSLQQNGLLPLFRSALLEAGQYETLSPAVREVIDTTVRRQAMRNLKLQATLFQLHDVLSRNNISFALLKGFTLAATCYRDASLRPMIDIDILVNPEDVPVIRQLLKEFGAEKFSEPQTKFYATIASHEPGILLEDILIEPHTALFKGPESLGLSECPCVPCQIAGKTFLVPAPDVHLLFIMSHVHKHLPRERFKLLWLRDTACLMQRLFTGQEQKEEDFFRLAGRYHCRTEVLEVAALMVALLPDLLPQTFRTPLPPLPGWMEPSLKIVSEYGMKRRNDPAPHIRYFSSRFNMKRKILFLAGLLFPSPAYMKMRYRWFPARGIVLLYPYHFLRVFIKGVIMLIRYVAAHCTGAHK